One stretch of Cygnus atratus isolate AKBS03 ecotype Queensland, Australia chromosome 26, CAtr_DNAZoo_HiC_assembly, whole genome shotgun sequence DNA includes these proteins:
- the GATAD2A gene encoding transcriptional repressor p66-alpha isoform X1, with protein MTEEACRTRSQKRALEREITHNDVDSKKLKMEKGLLGTDITAEGDMKIKTDPGAGKVQGLLKSGEVKATIKVEVQTGDEPVDMSTSKSEIKREKRVPSPDVIVLSDNEPSSPRMNGLTKIALKETNTEALMKSSPEERERMIKQLKEELRLEEAKLVLLKKLRQSQIQKETTTQKTSSTRIPGTVIPPPLVRGGQQTSSKLGTQQNTQIVMPPLVRGAQQIHNIRQHSSTGPPPLLLAPRASVPSVQIQGQRIIQQGLIRVANVPNTSLLVNIPQASPTSIKGTTVTSAQANATTTSAASIVNSNDSPASRQAAAKLALRKQLEKTLLEIPPPKPPAPEMNFLPSAANNEFIYLVGLEEVVQNLLETQGKVSVPVSSREPYMCAQCKTDFTCRWREEKNGTIMCETCMTSNQKKALKAEHTNRLKAAFVKALQQEQEIEQRILQQTASPVQTKSDPIVQHHSLKQTSSQMSRGPGAPRGVLHAFSQSPKLQNASSAAALGSRPGKHAERPVSKGSAAAWKKTPINTGGALPFVNPSLAVHKSSSAVDRQREYLLDMIPPRSIPQSATWK; from the exons ATGACAGAGGAAGCATGCAGGACACGAAGTCAGAAACGAGCCTTAGAACGTGAGATAACGCATAACGATGTGGACagtaaaaaactaaaaatggagaaaggacTATTAGGAACTGATATAACTGCTGAAGGcgacatgaaaataaaaacgGATCCCGGAGCTGGAAAAGTGCAAGGATTATTAAAAAGTGGAGAGGTGAAAGCAACCATTAAAGTGGAGGTTCAGACGGGAGATGAGCCTGTGGACATGAGTACTTCAAAAAG cgaaataaagagagaaaagagagtcCCCTCACCAGACGTTATAGTGTTATCGGACAATGAACCTTCTAGCCCTAGAATGAATGGTTTaacaaaaatagcattaaaagaGACCAACACGGAGGCACTCATG aaaagcagtCCTGAGGAACGTGAGAGGATGATTAAACAACTAAAAGAAGAGTTACGGTTAGAAGAAGCAAAActtgttttattgaaaaagcTACGGCAAAGTCAAATCCAGAAGGAGACCACTACTCAgaag ACCTCTTCTACACGTATACCGGGCACTGTTATTCCTCCTCCGTTGGTCCGTGGTGGGCAGCAGACTTCTTCAAAACTAGGAACTCAGCAAAACACACAGATAGTAATGCCACCTCTTGTCAGAGGAGCGCAG CAAATCCACAACATCCGACAGCACTCCAGCACGGGGCCACCTCCGCTGCTGCTGGCGCCACGGGCATCGGTCCCCAGCGTACAAATTCAGGGGCAGAGAATTATCCAGCAGGGTCTGATCCGTGTCGCCAACGTTCCCAATACCAGCCTGCTTGTCAATATCCCGCAG GCCTCTCCGACTTCAATCAAAGGTACAACTGTGACGTCTGCTCAGGCGAACGCTACTACGACCAGCGCTGCTTCTATCGTCAACTCCAACGACTCGCCAGCCAGCCGGCAAGCCGCCGCCAAGCTCGCCTTGCggaagcagctggagaagaCGCTGCTGGAGATCCCTCCTCCCAAGCCGCCTGCGCCAGAGATGAACTTCCTGCCGAGCGCAGCTAATAACGAATTTATTTACTTAGTTGGGTTGGAAGAAGTTGTGCAGAATTTGCTGGAAACTCAAG GCAAAGTTTCAGTTCCTGTATCATCTCGCGAGCCCTACATGTGTGCTCAGTGTAAGACTGACTTCACCTGCCGttggagggaggagaagaatGGAACCATTATGTGTGAAACCTGTATGACGTCAAATCAGAAAAAGGCCTTGAAAGCTGAGCACACTAACCGACTGAAGGCTGCCTTCGTAAAAGCACTGCAGCAAGAGCAGGAGATTGAGCAGAGGATACTGCAACAGACTGCGTCTCCCGTACAGACCAAGTCAGACCCCATAGTGCAGCACCACTCGCTCAAGCAG ACTTCTAGCCAGATGTctcgaggccctggagctccACGGGGAGTGTTGCATGCATTTAGCCAGTCACCCAAGTTGCAGAATGCATCGTCTGCAGCAGCACTTGGGAGTAGGCCAGGTAAGCATGCTGAGAGACCTGTCAGCAAGGGCAGCGCTGCCGCCTGGAAGAAGACTCCCATCAATAcag GTGGGGCTTTACCTTTTGTTAATCCTAGTTTAGCTGTGCACAAGTCGTCTTCAGCAGTAGATCGCCAGCGTGAATATCTCCTGGATATGATTCCCCCACGGTCCATCCCACAGTCCGCCACGTGGAAGTAA
- the GATAD2A gene encoding transcriptional repressor p66-alpha isoform X2: MTEEACRTRSQKRALEREITHNDVDSKKLKMEKGLLGTDITAEGDMKIKTDPGAGKVQGLLKSGEVKATIKVEVQTGDEPVDMSTSKSEIKREKRVPSPDVIVLSDNEPSSPRMNGLTKIALKETNTEALMKSSPEERERMIKQLKEELRLEEAKLVLLKKLRQSQIQKETTTQKTSSTRIPGTVIPPPLVRGGQQTSSKLGTQQNTQIVMPPLVRGAQQIHNIRQHSSTGPPPLLLAPRASVPSVQIQGQRIIQQGLIRVANVPNTSLLVNIPQASPTSIKGTTVTSAQANATTTSAASIVNSNDSPASRQAAAKLALRKQLEKTLLEIPPPKPPAPEMNFLPSAANNEFIYLVGLEEVVQNLLETQGKVSVPVSSREPYMCAQCKTDFTCRWREEKNGTIMCETCMTSNQKKALKAEHTNRLKAAFVKALQQEQEIEQRILQQTASPVQTKSDPIVQHHSLKQTSSQMSRGPGAPRGVLHAFSQSPKLQNASSAAALGSRPGGALPFVNPSLAVHKSSSAVDRQREYLLDMIPPRSIPQSATWK, encoded by the exons ATGACAGAGGAAGCATGCAGGACACGAAGTCAGAAACGAGCCTTAGAACGTGAGATAACGCATAACGATGTGGACagtaaaaaactaaaaatggagaaaggacTATTAGGAACTGATATAACTGCTGAAGGcgacatgaaaataaaaacgGATCCCGGAGCTGGAAAAGTGCAAGGATTATTAAAAAGTGGAGAGGTGAAAGCAACCATTAAAGTGGAGGTTCAGACGGGAGATGAGCCTGTGGACATGAGTACTTCAAAAAG cgaaataaagagagaaaagagagtcCCCTCACCAGACGTTATAGTGTTATCGGACAATGAACCTTCTAGCCCTAGAATGAATGGTTTaacaaaaatagcattaaaagaGACCAACACGGAGGCACTCATG aaaagcagtCCTGAGGAACGTGAGAGGATGATTAAACAACTAAAAGAAGAGTTACGGTTAGAAGAAGCAAAActtgttttattgaaaaagcTACGGCAAAGTCAAATCCAGAAGGAGACCACTACTCAgaag ACCTCTTCTACACGTATACCGGGCACTGTTATTCCTCCTCCGTTGGTCCGTGGTGGGCAGCAGACTTCTTCAAAACTAGGAACTCAGCAAAACACACAGATAGTAATGCCACCTCTTGTCAGAGGAGCGCAG CAAATCCACAACATCCGACAGCACTCCAGCACGGGGCCACCTCCGCTGCTGCTGGCGCCACGGGCATCGGTCCCCAGCGTACAAATTCAGGGGCAGAGAATTATCCAGCAGGGTCTGATCCGTGTCGCCAACGTTCCCAATACCAGCCTGCTTGTCAATATCCCGCAG GCCTCTCCGACTTCAATCAAAGGTACAACTGTGACGTCTGCTCAGGCGAACGCTACTACGACCAGCGCTGCTTCTATCGTCAACTCCAACGACTCGCCAGCCAGCCGGCAAGCCGCCGCCAAGCTCGCCTTGCggaagcagctggagaagaCGCTGCTGGAGATCCCTCCTCCCAAGCCGCCTGCGCCAGAGATGAACTTCCTGCCGAGCGCAGCTAATAACGAATTTATTTACTTAGTTGGGTTGGAAGAAGTTGTGCAGAATTTGCTGGAAACTCAAG GCAAAGTTTCAGTTCCTGTATCATCTCGCGAGCCCTACATGTGTGCTCAGTGTAAGACTGACTTCACCTGCCGttggagggaggagaagaatGGAACCATTATGTGTGAAACCTGTATGACGTCAAATCAGAAAAAGGCCTTGAAAGCTGAGCACACTAACCGACTGAAGGCTGCCTTCGTAAAAGCACTGCAGCAAGAGCAGGAGATTGAGCAGAGGATACTGCAACAGACTGCGTCTCCCGTACAGACCAAGTCAGACCCCATAGTGCAGCACCACTCGCTCAAGCAG ACTTCTAGCCAGATGTctcgaggccctggagctccACGGGGAGTGTTGCATGCATTTAGCCAGTCACCCAAGTTGCAGAATGCATCGTCTGCAGCAGCACTTGGGAGTAGGCCAG GTGGGGCTTTACCTTTTGTTAATCCTAGTTTAGCTGTGCACAAGTCGTCTTCAGCAGTAGATCGCCAGCGTGAATATCTCCTGGATATGATTCCCCCACGGTCCATCCCACAGTCCGCCACGTGGAAGTAA